One genomic segment of Arthrobacter sp. zg-Y1110 includes these proteins:
- the hisS gene encoding histidine--tRNA ligase, whose amino-acid sequence MARKASLSGFPEWLPQERLVELHVLDVLRRTFELHGFSNIETRAVETVGQLLRKGDIDKEVYALSRLQAEEGEAAGKEDPNQLALHFDLTVPFARYVVENAGHLSFPFRRYQIQKVWRGERPQEGRAREFTQADIDVVGDGELPFRYDVELALVIAEALGALPIPEFKIRVNNRKLAEGFYRGIGLADTAGVLRSIDKLEKIGAQRVAELLQEELGATPEQAEAALKLASIRTEDTSFVEQVRALGVSNELLDEGLDELFQVISEASRRAPGRVLADLSIARGLDYYTGTVYETVLVGHEALGSICSGGRYDSLASKGNRTFPGVGLSIGVTRLVMRMLSQEFAQASRSVPTTVLLTLATDESWSEAQDTAAQLRGRGISVEVAPKAEKFGKQIKFADRRGIPFVWFTAEDGSHEVKDIRTGEQVPADPALWTPPAEDLTVQVTPVQVPSA is encoded by the coding sequence ATGGCACGCAAGGCCTCACTGTCCGGTTTCCCCGAATGGCTACCGCAGGAGCGCCTTGTTGAACTCCATGTCCTGGACGTACTGCGCCGCACCTTTGAACTGCACGGCTTCTCCAACATCGAAACCCGGGCCGTGGAAACGGTGGGCCAGCTGCTGCGCAAGGGCGATATCGACAAAGAAGTCTACGCGCTGAGCCGGCTGCAGGCCGAAGAGGGCGAGGCGGCCGGCAAGGAAGATCCCAACCAGCTGGCCCTGCACTTCGACCTGACGGTGCCGTTTGCCCGCTACGTGGTCGAGAACGCCGGCCACCTCTCCTTCCCGTTCCGCCGCTACCAGATCCAGAAGGTCTGGCGCGGCGAGCGTCCGCAGGAAGGCCGGGCCCGCGAGTTCACGCAGGCGGATATCGACGTGGTGGGCGACGGAGAGCTGCCGTTCCGGTACGACGTCGAGCTGGCGCTGGTGATTGCCGAAGCCCTCGGCGCGCTGCCCATCCCCGAGTTTAAGATCAGGGTCAACAACCGCAAGCTGGCCGAAGGCTTCTACCGCGGCATCGGCCTGGCAGACACCGCCGGTGTGCTGCGCAGCATCGACAAGCTGGAGAAAATCGGCGCGCAGCGCGTAGCCGAGCTCCTGCAGGAAGAACTCGGTGCCACCCCCGAACAGGCCGAGGCTGCCCTGAAGCTGGCCTCCATCCGTACGGAGGACACCTCGTTCGTGGAGCAGGTCCGGGCACTGGGCGTGTCCAATGAACTGCTGGACGAAGGCCTCGATGAGCTGTTCCAGGTCATCAGCGAAGCCTCCCGCCGCGCTCCGGGCCGGGTCCTCGCAGACCTCAGCATTGCCCGCGGCCTGGACTACTACACCGGCACCGTTTACGAAACGGTCCTGGTGGGCCATGAAGCGCTCGGCTCCATCTGCTCCGGCGGCCGCTACGATTCCCTGGCCAGCAAGGGCAACCGCACCTTCCCCGGCGTCGGACTCTCCATCGGCGTCACGCGGCTGGTCATGCGCATGCTCAGCCAGGAATTCGCGCAGGCTTCGCGCAGCGTTCCCACCACCGTGCTGCTGACCCTGGCCACCGACGAGTCCTGGTCCGAAGCCCAGGACACCGCCGCCCAGCTGCGCGGCCGCGGAATTTCGGTGGAAGTGGCCCCGAAGGCGGAAAAGTTCGGCAAGCAGATCAAGTTCGCCGACCGCCGGGGCATCCCGTTTGTCTGGTTCACCGCCGAGGACGGCAGCCACGAGGTCAAGGACATCCGCACCGGCGAGCAGGTGCCGGCGGATCCCGCGCTGTGGACTCCGCCGGCCGAGGACCTCACCGTGCAGGTGACCCCTGTACAGGTGCCGTCCGCCTAG
- a CDS encoding peptidylprolyl isomerase, whose protein sequence is MAANRTSREDRRRLARMEARKAFAAARTKRRKRDNLFAAAAAVVALALAVALQVAWFSSDPTAKDLELLREQADVAELPDVPDPSVAEGRTFTGSLALGQGEIGVELDGTVAPQAVASFKTLADAGYFSGKDCHRLTATESTSVLQCGSPNGDGKADQDFLWGPVENSPADGFYPAGTIAVARGDDVMSHGTQFFIVYKDSTLTQETGGYTIMGKVTSGLDVLEAIASSGTASGETDGFPKDPVTINSFTLN, encoded by the coding sequence GTGGCAGCAAACCGCACCAGCCGTGAAGACAGGCGCCGGCTGGCCCGGATGGAAGCACGGAAGGCTTTCGCCGCTGCCCGTACCAAGCGGCGCAAGCGTGACAATCTCTTCGCCGCAGCGGCCGCCGTCGTTGCCCTGGCCCTCGCCGTTGCACTGCAGGTGGCGTGGTTCAGTTCCGACCCCACGGCGAAGGACCTGGAGCTGCTGCGGGAACAGGCCGACGTCGCCGAGCTGCCCGACGTTCCGGATCCCTCTGTCGCCGAGGGCAGGACCTTCACCGGGTCCCTGGCGCTGGGCCAGGGCGAGATCGGCGTGGAACTGGACGGCACGGTGGCGCCGCAGGCGGTTGCCTCCTTCAAGACGCTTGCCGATGCGGGCTACTTCAGCGGCAAGGACTGCCACCGCCTGACCGCCACCGAATCCACGTCCGTGCTCCAGTGCGGTTCGCCGAACGGGGACGGAAAGGCCGACCAGGACTTCCTGTGGGGGCCGGTGGAGAATTCGCCGGCGGACGGCTTTTACCCCGCCGGCACCATCGCCGTCGCCCGCGGTGACGACGTCATGAGCCACGGCACACAGTTCTTCATTGTTTACAAGGATTCGACGCTAACGCAGGAAACCGGCGGCTACACGATAATGGGTAAGGTAACGTCAGGTCTTGACGTACTGGAGGCCATTGCTTCCTCGGGGACAGCCTCCGGGGAGACCGATGGTTTCCCGAAAGACCCGGTGACGATTAACTCGTTCACCCTGAACTAA
- a CDS encoding DUF349 domain-containing protein produces the protein MTDSQKSDETAGPSTTETSRPATPSPAALAARRPSPAAVGPRPGAAAQPVVAVPAAHSTPLEEAARFARVEEDGHVFLIVDGEESAVGQFPDASKEEALAYFVRKYDDVASQLLLLEQRVQVKAPAADIHKTLKHLAQQVAERKMVGDIKALDARIEALEASLKEAEAAERAEAEAAKARELAAREAIVAEAEEIAAKDPATIQWKTSSNRMNELFDAWKTAQKNGPRLGRSTEDTLWKRFRSARTVFDRHRRAYFSQLDSENSSAKAAKEALIARAEELATSTDWGNTAAEYRQLMDEWKASKRASRKDDDALWARFRAAQDQFFAARQAANEVIDEEFAANLVVKEELLREAQALLPITDLNAARKALQSIRERWEDAGKVPRADMGRMEAGIRKVEEAVKAAEDEHWQRSNPETKARTNSALSQLEATIASLEQDLADAEKAGNAKKIADAREALEARQQWLAMLQKSAQDFA, from the coding sequence GTGACAGACAGTCAGAAATCCGACGAAACAGCAGGCCCTTCCACTACGGAGACATCCCGGCCTGCCACTCCGAGCCCCGCAGCACTTGCGGCGCGTCGGCCCTCCCCCGCCGCCGTAGGCCCCCGGCCCGGCGCGGCAGCCCAGCCGGTGGTGGCTGTCCCGGCCGCCCACTCCACCCCGTTGGAGGAAGCCGCCCGCTTCGCGCGGGTCGAGGAGGACGGCCATGTCTTCCTGATCGTGGACGGCGAGGAATCCGCCGTCGGCCAGTTCCCCGACGCCTCCAAGGAAGAAGCACTGGCCTACTTCGTGCGCAAGTACGACGACGTCGCCAGCCAGCTGCTGCTCCTGGAGCAGCGGGTGCAGGTCAAGGCTCCGGCCGCGGACATCCACAAGACCCTGAAGCACCTGGCCCAGCAGGTGGCCGAGCGCAAGATGGTGGGCGATATCAAGGCGCTCGATGCCCGCATCGAAGCACTCGAGGCCTCGCTCAAGGAAGCCGAGGCCGCCGAGCGCGCCGAGGCTGAGGCAGCCAAGGCCCGTGAGCTTGCCGCCCGTGAAGCCATTGTTGCCGAGGCGGAGGAAATCGCCGCCAAGGACCCGGCCACGATTCAGTGGAAGACCAGCAGCAACCGGATGAACGAGCTGTTCGATGCGTGGAAGACCGCGCAGAAGAACGGCCCGCGCCTGGGCCGCAGCACCGAGGACACCCTGTGGAAGCGGTTCCGTTCCGCCCGCACCGTCTTCGACCGCCACCGCCGTGCCTACTTCTCCCAGCTGGACAGTGAAAACTCGTCCGCCAAGGCTGCGAAGGAAGCACTCATTGCCCGCGCCGAGGAACTGGCGACGTCAACGGACTGGGGCAACACCGCCGCCGAATACCGGCAGCTCATGGACGAGTGGAAGGCGTCCAAGCGCGCCAGCCGCAAGGATGACGATGCCCTGTGGGCCCGCTTCCGTGCCGCGCAGGATCAGTTCTTCGCCGCCCGCCAGGCGGCCAACGAGGTTATCGACGAGGAATTCGCCGCGAACCTCGTAGTCAAGGAAGAGCTGCTGAGGGAAGCGCAGGCCCTCCTGCCGATCACGGACCTGAACGCTGCCCGCAAGGCCCTCCAGTCGATCCGGGAACGCTGGGAAGACGCCGGCAAGGTGCCCCGGGCCGATATGGGCCGCATGGAGGCCGGCATCCGCAAGGTTGAGGAAGCCGTGAAGGCTGCTGAAGACGAGCACTGGCAGCGGAGCAACCCCGAGACCAAGGCACGCACCAATTCGGCCCTGTCCCAGCTGGAGGCGACCATTGCGTCCCTCGAGCAGGACCTGGCCGACGCCGAGAAGGCGGGCAACGCGAAGAAGATCGCGGACGCCCGCGAGGCCCTGGAAGCCCGCCAGCAGTGGCTGGCAATGCTGCAGAAGTCCGCGCAGGACTTCGCCTAG
- a CDS encoding type IV toxin-antitoxin system AbiEi family antitoxin — protein MPAQLFPYPGALPQITSTGGALFTAGDVFRHEELQAMAMDGLLRHVYAGTFVRWDVRPDPVVRALAASAELPVQLRRRLTMGRLTAAWIYGCAPRPPRLDVLADRRSRTGALQPFSTAVLHEVLLGPADRADVGTVSVTSPLRTAVDVALYAGTAEAVSTLRRLAALPGLACRLDLVQRALEAGHRVPGKAAALERVAAAAEPTG, from the coding sequence ATGCCTGCGCAGCTCTTTCCCTACCCCGGTGCCCTCCCGCAGATCACCTCCACGGGCGGAGCGCTGTTCACCGCCGGGGACGTGTTCCGGCACGAGGAACTCCAGGCCATGGCGATGGACGGGTTGCTCCGGCACGTGTACGCGGGAACCTTTGTGCGCTGGGATGTCCGGCCGGACCCGGTGGTCCGTGCCCTCGCGGCGTCTGCCGAGCTGCCCGTGCAGCTGCGCCGCAGGCTGACCATGGGGAGACTGACGGCTGCCTGGATCTACGGCTGCGCTCCACGGCCGCCGCGGCTCGATGTCCTGGCGGACCGCCGCAGCCGCACCGGTGCCCTGCAGCCGTTCAGTACCGCAGTCCTCCACGAGGTCCTGCTGGGCCCTGCGGACCGCGCGGACGTAGGAACGGTGTCGGTTACCTCACCGCTGCGGACCGCCGTCGACGTCGCCCTCTATGCGGGCACCGCAGAAGCGGTTTCCACCCTGCGGCGCCTGGCGGCGCTCCCGGGTCTGGCTTGCCGGCTGGACCTCGTGCAGCGGGCCCTGGAAGCCGGACACCGGGTGCCGGGCAAGGCGGCGGCACTGGAACGCGTTGCGGCTGCCGCCGAGCCGACC